The Alnus glutinosa chromosome 3, dhAlnGlut1.1, whole genome shotgun sequence nucleotide sequence TGCATGGCCCAGCTTGCTTAGAGTCCTTACAAGATATGCATATATCGACTTATTCATGTACTTCTTTGATACTTCCACGACCTCGTCTAGTCTACCAAGCTGCCCTTCTGCAGCCAGAACATTCAAAACTACACTGTATGTGAATTCATTCGGCCGGCAATCATTCTGTACCATTTTAGAGAAGAGAAGAATGGCCTTGTCAACCATCCGACCCTTAGCAAGTGCCTCGATCATGGTATTATAAGCAATTAAATTTGGAGCGAAGCCCTTTGCTAGCATTTCCTGAAAGAGTGCCAATGACTCAACAGCTTTACCAATCTTTCCATTCATTCTGATCATAATTGTGTATGTAAACTCATCAGGCTCACAATGCTTCCTTTTCATGTTTTCAAAAACCCTGTAAGCCTGGTCAACCTGTCACAATTCTGCAGATCAGATAATCAGGATCCAGGGAACTCAAATGTAAGGCACAAAGTAGCTGATAAAAGTTACTTCGGACAAAAACAGGAAGCCCACCATTGATATAACTCCAATCTTTGTTGACacttattcattttctttgtaTGTTATTGGAAGACATTCATTTTTATGACAGTCACTTCTATTGCATCATGTGGGCACATTATATTGGCAAATCATATTAGCCCAATTACGCATTATGCATTCTTCCAGTGCAAATTATATTAGCCCTTTCAAAATTGCGGCAAAACCTTAACCAAATATGtataaaagataaaacaagtgGGAATATAGTGACGCAGACCTTTTCGTCTTTGGCCAGAGCATCCAACAACATGTTGTAAGCAAAAATGTCCAATTTGTAACCTCGGCGGCGCATTTCGGTGAACACATGGAAGGCCTTGTCGGAATCGTGGGAGCGGAGGTACGCCTGGAGCAAACACTTGTAGGTGTAAGAGTTCATGGTGAGGTTCCACTTCTTGATCAAGGACATGCAGAGGTCGAGGTCCTGGGAGTTGCCGAAGAAGCCGATAAGGATGTTGACGGTGGAGATGGTGCCACGCGTGTTGGACTGGTCCATCTGGGAGAGGAGGGAGCGGACGAGATCGAAGCGGTCCGGGGGGGAGGAGGACTTGGAGAGGATGAGGATGAGGCGGGTGTAGGTGAAGGAGTCGTGCTGGAAATTTGGGGAAAGCGAGGGGCAGAGGCGAAAGAAGTTGAGGGCGAGGGAGGGGTGGTTTAGAGATTTCAGGATTTCGGAGGCCTCGGAGGGGGTGAGAGGGAGAGCGAGGGAGTGGAGGTAGTTGGAAAGGTCGAGGAAGGGGTTTGGGTTTGAGCGTGGTGAAGTGGATGGACGTGATTGGTTGGCGTGGTGGTGGAGGAGGATTTGAGTCGCCTTGCAGATGACGTCGCGGCGGGGGAGTGGGTAGCCGCGGATGTCGGTGGGGTAGGGGGAACGGAGTGGGGTGACCTCGGCCGTGAGTGAGAGCCCGGTGGGGGAGGTGGAGGTCACCTTCGCCGTGTATTTCGTGGCGTAGTGCCGGCTCGTGGTGGTCACGGCGGTGGTGCGACAGTGGAGTCGGAGTCTGAGGTGGTGCTGGTGTGGTTTCATGGTGGTGTGTGTCTGTCTTGGTGGAGTCGCCGGTTCAGGAGTTTTAAGAAGAGCGTAGTGGGTGTTAGTCAAAACAACGTCGTTCATGCAATGGGCTCAGTGTTCCGAAAATGTTATGTGGGCTTTGA carries:
- the LOC133864457 gene encoding pentatricopeptide repeat-containing protein At1g51965, mitochondrial encodes the protein MNDVVLTNTHYALLKTPEPATPPRQTHTTMKPHQHHLRLRLHCRTTAVTTTSRHYATKYTAKVTSTSPTGLSLTAEVTPLRSPYPTDIRGYPLPRRDVICKATQILLHHHANQSRPSTSPRSNPNPFLDLSNYLHSLALPLTPSEASEILKSLNHPSLALNFFRLCPSLSPNFQHDSFTYTRLILILSKSSSPPDRFDLVRSLLSQMDQSNTRGTISTVNILIGFFGNSQDLDLCMSLIKKWNLTMNSYTYKCLLQAYLRSHDSDKAFHVFTEMRRRGYKLDIFAYNMLLDALAKDEKVDQAYRVFENMKRKHCEPDEFTYTIMIRMNGKIGKAVESLALFQEMLAKGFAPNLIAYNTMIEALAKGRMVDKAILLFSKMVQNDCRPNEFTYSVVLNVLAAEGQLGRLDEVVEVSKKYMNKSIYAYLVRTLSKLGHASEAHRVFCNMWNFHDKGDRDAYLSMLESLCNAGKTTEAIDLLGKIHEKGITSDTIMYNTVFSALGKLKQISHLHDLYEKMKQDGPSPDIFTYNILISSFGRAGKVDEAIKIFEELENSNCKADIISYNSLINCLGKNGDVDEAHMRFKEMQEKGLNPDVVTYSTLIECFGKTDKVEMGCRLFDEMLAEGCCPNIVTYNILLDCLERCGRTAEAVDLYAKLKQQGLTPDSITYAVLERLQGGSHRKFRLRRQSPITGWVVSPLR